A region of Deltaproteobacteria bacterium DNA encodes the following proteins:
- a CDS encoding 3-deoxy-7-phosphoheptulonate synthase class II has protein sequence MNPRAWAPGSWRSLSVAQAPAYENLQELKEIEDRLSSYPPLVFEGEVRRLREQLAQVESGVAFLLQGGDCAESFNDFRPETIRNSFRALLQMAVVLTFGSKKPVVKIGRVAGQYAKPRSSSTETRGTETLPAYRGDIINGFGFSVEERRFDPKRMEKAYFHSAATLNLLRAYAKGGFADLHHVSGWNLDFVQTDQRYEHILTRLNETIAFLNATGMPKEHLQTIELFTSHEALLLNYEQALVRKDAMTDDAYAGSAHMLWIGERTRQSNGAHIEFARGITNPLGLKCGPEMRPDELLRIIDILNPDNLPGRLTLIPRMGVGRIGDVLPKLIRRVKGEGRRVVWCCDPMHGNTSTTTSGIKTRSFDDILQETRSFFDIHDSEQTYAGGVHFELTGRDVFECTGGSQKIIAEQLKTERYETLCDPRLNASQALELAFQLVR, from the coding sequence ATGAATCCACGTGCATGGGCTCCCGGCAGTTGGAGGTCGCTCTCGGTTGCGCAAGCGCCCGCTTACGAGAATCTACAAGAATTAAAAGAAATAGAGGATCGTCTGAGCTCATACCCTCCTCTTGTATTCGAGGGTGAAGTGCGCAGACTCAGAGAACAGCTTGCACAAGTTGAGAGCGGCGTAGCTTTTTTGCTCCAAGGTGGCGATTGCGCCGAAAGTTTTAATGATTTTCGTCCTGAGACAATCCGCAATAGCTTTCGTGCTCTCTTGCAAATGGCAGTGGTCTTAACTTTTGGGTCGAAGAAGCCCGTCGTCAAAATCGGCCGCGTCGCCGGCCAATACGCGAAACCACGAAGTTCTTCAACCGAAACGCGTGGAACAGAGACTTTGCCAGCCTACCGAGGGGATATTATCAATGGCTTTGGATTTTCTGTCGAAGAGAGGCGCTTTGATCCTAAAAGAATGGAGAAGGCCTATTTTCACTCGGCAGCCACCTTAAATCTACTTCGCGCTTATGCGAAAGGAGGTTTCGCGGATCTCCATCACGTCTCAGGTTGGAATCTCGACTTTGTCCAAACAGATCAACGATACGAGCATATCCTGACACGTCTGAATGAAACAATAGCGTTTTTGAATGCGACTGGAATGCCGAAAGAGCACCTGCAGACGATTGAGCTATTCACCTCACACGAAGCCCTTTTGCTCAACTACGAACAGGCATTGGTTCGAAAAGACGCGATGACGGATGATGCATATGCAGGTTCAGCCCACATGCTTTGGATCGGCGAACGTACTCGGCAGTCGAACGGAGCGCACATTGAATTTGCCCGCGGAATCACGAATCCACTAGGTTTGAAGTGTGGTCCGGAGATGCGGCCCGACGAGCTTTTGCGGATTATCGACATATTAAACCCAGACAATCTGCCGGGACGATTGACGTTGATTCCACGGATGGGTGTCGGGCGTATTGGTGATGTTCTTCCGAAGCTCATTCGTCGAGTCAAAGGCGAAGGTCGCCGTGTGGTCTGGTGTTGCGATCCGATGCATGGGAATACCTCGACGACAACCAGCGGAATTAAAACTCGTTCATTTGATGACATACTTCAAGAGACGCGCTCGTTTTTTGATATTCATGACTCGGAACAGACCTATGCAGGAGGAGTTCATTTTGAGCTGACAGGTCGCGATGTTTTTGAATGCACAGGAGGGTCCCAAAAG
- the trpA gene encoding tryptophan synthase subunit alpha, whose protein sequence is MLNQFKKSLIPFVMAGYPSFEESLRYSIVLIEEGATALEVGVPYSDPLADGPVIQHAAHVALSNGTNLNTVFSLVREIKKLHPNFPIILFTYLNPILRYGLKNYVRSAVQAGADATLCVDLPPEEADAYVQFHREVNLNTVFLASPTTSPERLKQIALFSTSFLYYVSRPGVTGEAAQVSSTLAHELSAIRAEVSLPVAVGFGISTPEQAGTVSKYADAVVIGSRFLSLMALGHEAEPQIRALARNSILAMNRGDQK, encoded by the coding sequence GTGCTAAATCAGTTTAAAAAAAGTCTCATTCCATTTGTGATGGCGGGATACCCTAGTTTTGAAGAGTCTTTACGATATTCCATTGTGCTCATCGAAGAAGGTGCAACCGCATTGGAAGTGGGTGTTCCCTATTCCGACCCGTTGGCAGATGGTCCTGTGATTCAACATGCGGCTCATGTGGCTTTAAGCAACGGGACAAATTTGAATACGGTTTTTTCGCTGGTACGTGAAATTAAAAAGCTACATCCAAATTTTCCGATTATACTGTTCACATATTTGAATCCGATTCTTCGTTATGGACTTAAAAACTATGTTCGAAGCGCCGTTCAAGCGGGTGCTGATGCAACTCTTTGTGTCGATCTTCCACCCGAGGAAGCTGATGCGTACGTCCAATTTCACCGCGAGGTAAATTTAAATACGGTTTTTCTGGCCTCGCCGACAACAAGTCCAGAACGTCTTAAGCAGATCGCTTTATTTTCGACGAGTTTTCTTTATTACGTTTCGCGACCGGGAGTAACGGGCGAAGCCGCGCAAGTGTCCTCGACGCTCGCGCACGAATTAAGCGCGATCCGGGCTGAAGTTTCGCTACCTGTAGCTGTGGGCTTCGGAATTTCTACGCCGGAACAAGCCGGTACAGTTTCAAAATACGCAGATGCCGTTGTCATCGGTAGCCGTTTTTTGAGTTTGATGGCCTTAGGTCACGAAGCAGAACCGCAGATTCGCGCTTTGGCGAGGAATTCGATCCTAGCGATGAACAGAGGGGATCAAAAATGA